The following nucleotide sequence is from Coregonus clupeaformis isolate EN_2021a unplaced genomic scaffold, ASM2061545v1 scaf0689, whole genome shotgun sequence.
ACTACGGAGTGGGTTACGACAGGTAGGTCAGAGTCCAGGCTGATTACAACCTCACCTACCACTACGGAGTGGGTTACGCAGGTAGGTCAGGGTCCAGGCTGATTACAACCCCACCTACCACTACGGAGTGGGTTTACGACAGGTAGGTCAGAGTCCAGGCTGATTACAACCCCACCTACCACTACGTAGTGGGTTACGACAGGTAGGTCAGGGTCCAGGCTGATTACAACCCCACCTACCACTATGGAGTGGGTTACGACAGGTAGGTCGGGGTCCAGGCTGATTAcaaccacaacggcctccactaCGTAGTGGGTTCACGACAGGTAGGTCAGGGTCCAGGCTGATTACAACCCCACCTACCACTACGGAGTGGGTTACGACAGGTAGGTCAGGTTCCAGGCTGATTACAACCCCACCTACCACTACGGAATTCGGGTTACGACAGGTAGGTCAGGTTCCAGGCTGATTACAACCCCACCTACCACTACGGAGTGGGTTACGACAGGTAGGCCTAATCTAAtctcagatacacacacacattctgatctcagaaatacacacacacccctcctcctctctctctctctctctctctctctctctctctctctctctctctcgctttccacctctctctctctctctctgctttccacctctctctctctctctctctctctctctctctctctctctctctctctctctctctctctctctctctctctctctctcactctctctgtctctgtccctctctctctctatcccacttCCTATgtgaccccctctctcttttctctctctctctctctctctatctatcccacTTCCTATGtgaacacccccctctctctctctctgtcagtattGATTCTGTCCTGTGTTTCTCTCCAGTCCTCTGAAGCTGCTGAACAGACACACGAGGTGTGTCGTAGCTGAGGGAGAGCCGTCTGCTCCTGACCCCCAGGAACcaaccccaccacacacacctacCCCCACGCACACACCCGCCTACACACACCCAACGCCACAAACACACCCAACGCCACACACACACCCGGCACACACACCCAACGCCACACACAACCCCCAGCACCATCTCTGACTCCCCCTCAGATCTCCCCGCCAACCGGCCACCAACCCCCCTCCCAGGCCCCCCGAGGTGGTGACCCCGTCTCAGAGCCCAGTGGTCGGGGAGACCCCCTCGGCCAACAGCTCTGACCCCCAGGCGGACAACCCCTGGAACAACACTGTAGAGGCCTCCCTGGAGGACACCCCCTCTGTTAACTCTGTAGACGGCCCCACTAACCTCAACCTGGCCTAGCCCTAGAATATTATATATGGCCCTGAACAGTAGAGGGGTATGGAGGGGTGCTGTGGTGATGGAGCTCATTCAGTTAGAAgtccatttgggattgggcccTTGCCTCAGTATTTACTGTAATACACCACCACCCCTACTGGTGTCAGGTGAGTGTTACTACATAATAGATTTATTcacctgctgctgacctgctctccATGTTACCACGCTCAGCTGACCTCCCTCTCCATGTTACCACGCTCAGCTGACCTCCTCTCCATGTTACCACATTCAGATGACCTGTTATTTATGTATCATataaattaattaatcaatcaacaaaTCAACAACGCTCTTGGATCTGCTTACCATATCCCTCCTTCCATAATGAAATGTTAGCCCTGCATAAGAACTGTGTTGGTTTGATAGTTGGTGTTAAGGATACTGCTGCAGTAGATGCTGATAGCCAGTTAATTAACAGACGACCAAAGAAGGAGAACCTATAGGATGAAATGAGACCAGACTATATAGTTGTAGATGGTAGAACAGAAGACAATATGATAGAACAACAGTATTGTAGATCTAACCCTGGCCAATGGCGTGCTGTAGATCTAACCCTGGCCAATGGTAGTGCTGTAGATCTAACCCTGGCTAATGGCAGTGCTGTAGATCTAACCCTGGCCAATGGCAGTGCTGTAGATCTGGCCAATGGCAGTGCTGTAGATCTAACCCTGGCCAATGGCAGTGCTGTAGATCTAACCTGGCCAATGGCAGTGCTGTAGATCTAACCCTGGCCAATGGCAGTGCTGTAGATCTAACCCTGGCCAATAGCAGTGCTGTAGATCTAACCCTGGCCAATGGCAGTGCTGTAGATCTAACCCTGGCCAATGGCAGTGCTGTAGATCTAACCCTGGCCAATGGCAGTGCTGTAGATCTAACCCTGGCCAATGGCAGTGCTGTAGATCTAACCCTGGCCAATGGCAGTGCTGTAGATCTAACCCTGGCCAATGGCAGTGCTGCCTAGCAGTATGGAGCTTTATTCTCCTGTATCATTATTTATTGTTTACAGATAGACTGATTTATTTCTGTCCCACGGACTAGACTCATTGTCGTCTCAATTATGTATTTATCTGTAATGATTTATACATTTATTCTGTGTAGTTTGCTGAGCCGCCTTTACATTCAGCTTGATATCAGTCGGTAGTGTGTAATTACTCACCATGGTGTCTATATGATTCTATGGTGTGTGTGAGAATGCTTAACTTGTATCATTATTAAAATAGTAGAAATGTAACAATTAAAAGTGATTGACTGATGTTTAATCTGTAGTTGTACCTGAGAGGGTTTCTGTTAGTGTGGTTGTGATATCTGTCAAATCCTGAGGATGGCGCAATAAAACACTAAAACAAACATACTGAGTCATGTAATTATTATTGTGTGGCTTTGGACTTCACTAAACCAGAGTTCATAAACGTACATGGCTTCATAGACTTGTCTTCAATgattcccagacccagattaaacctagtcctggactaaaacacCCTTTTTGGAGATTGGTGTTTAATCAAGGACTAGGTTTAATCTTTGTCTGGGACACCAGTTTATAAATGTAAAGTCACAGATCAGGAGGGAGCATGTAGTCTTGAGGTCAGTCGATGTTCATTCAACCACATTTTGACTCAATTAACCCTAGTCAGGATTAAACCTACTCCTGGATTAATCTAATCTGCGAAAACAGCCCACAAAAATGAGTTTCCCGGCCCCAGATTACAGCTCTACTCCTGGGCCCTGGTATTCAAAAGTAGCTCAGAGTAGTTTCCGGCCCCAGATTACAGCTCTACTCCTGGGCCCTGGTTTCATAAAGTACCTCAGAGTAGTTTCGGCCCCAGATTACAGCTCTACTCCTGGGCCCTGGTATTCATAAAGTACCTCAGAGTAGTTTCCCGGCCCCAGATTACAGCTCTCTCCTGGGCCCTGGTATTCTTAAAGTAGCTCAGAGTAGTTTCCCGGCCCCAGATTACAGCTCTACTCCTGGGCCCTGGTATTCATAAAGTagctcagagtaggagtgctgatctaagatcaggcCCCTACCTATCGTCTAAAAGACTAAATGTATCATAGATCATAATCCTTTGACTAACACATGATCAATTTAGCGTAATCTTAAACAATAAAATACTCAGTAAAACACAAAGAAAACACCATCTCAGTGTAGGGGTTGGGTTTTATTAAAACAGAAGAGAGATAGGCTACACGTCATGATGTTCGGGTCAGAAGGTggactgtgtgtgttctgtcaggGAGCTGTGTGTTAGCAGTGTGTTTCAGTATTGACACCATCACAGGTCGTGGTCAGGGCCGGGTGTTACCTTCCTGGGGATGTGTTGGGAGGGggtgggtgctgtgtgtgtgtgtgtgtgagcgtgtgtgtgtgtgagcgtgtgtttggggggtaggggaggtagggggtagggggtttCGTGGTCCTGGAGAGTGTTGTGGCGTGGATCAGAGAAATCACTATATGGGAACTATGGTAATATCACCGGTAGAGACTTTACCTggaggagagtgtgagagagaagagagaaagagagagaaaaaaaaagacattgaaGTAACAAAATTTTTGTTTCAATGTTGTAACTTCCATGGTGGAGCTGGTCTAGTGATTATATATCTATGTTCACCTTCCATGGTGGAGCTGGTCTAATGATTATATCTCTATGTTCACCTTCCATGGTGGAGCTGGTCTAGTGATTATATCTCTATGTTCACCTTCCATGGTGGAGCTGGTCTAATGATTATATCTCTATGTTCACCTTCCATGGTGGAGCTGGTCTAATGATTATATCTCTATGTTCACCTTCCATGGTGGAGCTGGTCTAATGATTATATCTCTATGTTCACCTTCCATGGTGGAGGAGCTGGTCTAGTTATTATATCTCTATGTTCACCTTCCATGGTGGAGGAGCTGGTCTAGTTATTATCATCTCTATGTTCACCTTCCATGGTGGAGGAGCTGGTCTAGTTATTATATCTCTATGTTCACCTTCCATGGTGGAGGCTGGTCGAGAAGCTGGAGGTCTGCCGGCGCCCGATGACATCTATCGTGGAACCTCCGCTGGACACAGTGCCGCCTCCTGATGATACTGTAGCTGTGCCTCCCTCCATGGCTGCTCCCCCGCCGGACACCATTGCAGGGCCTCCTGATGACATCATGGCTGCTCCCCCGCCGGACACCATTGCAGGGCCTCCTGATGACATCATGGCTGCTCCCCTCGGACACCATTGCAGGGCCTCCTGATGACATCATGGTTGCTTCCCCGCCCGGACACCATTTCGGGTCCTCCTGATGACACCGTGGCTGGTCCCCTGGTGCCCACAGTGGCTGGTCCTGGTGCCACGTGGCTTCTCCCCCACCGACACCATCGCGGCACCTCCTGATGACACAGTGGCTGGTCCTGATGAACCGTGGCTGGTCCTGATTGACACCGTGGCTGGTCCCGATGACACAGTGGCTGGTCCTGATGACACCGTGGCTGGTCCTGATGACACCGTGGCTGGTCCTGATGACACCGTGGCTGGTCCTGATGACACCGTGGCTGGTCCTGATGACACCGTGGCTGGTCCTGATGACACCGTGGCTGGTCCTAATGACACCGTGGCTGGTCCTGATGACACCGTGGCTGGTCCTGAGTGACACCGTGGCTGGTCCTGATGACACCGTGGCTGGTCCTGATGACACCGTGGCTGGTCCTGATGACACCGTGGCTGGTCCTGATGACACCGTGGCTGGTCCTGATGGCACCGTGGCTGGTCCTTATGACACCGTGGCTGGTCCTGATGACACCGTGGCTGGTCCTGATGACACCGTGGCTGCTCCCCCCACCAACACTATCGCCGACGCCTCCTGATGATGCCGTGCCACTTCCTATGCCATACCGCTCACCTCCTGATGATGCCATTACCGCCTCCTGATGATGCCGTGCCGCCTCCTGATGACGGCGTGCTGCTTCCTGATGACGCCATACCCGCCTCCTGATGATGCCGTACCGCCTCCTGATGGCGCCCGTGACCGCCTCCTGATGGTGCCGTGCCGCCTGCTGATGGCGCCGTGCCGCCTCCTGATGGCGCCGTGCCGCCTACCCTGATGGCGCCAGTGCCGCCTGCTGATGACTACCGTGCTGCCAGCTGATGGGCCATACCACCTCCTGATGGCGCCGTGCCGCCTACTGATAGCGCCGTGCTGCCAGCTGACGGCGCCATCGCCTCCTGATAACGCCCGTGCCGCCTCCTGATGGCGCCCGTGCCGCCTCCTGATGGCGCCCGTGCTGCCTCTCTGATGGCGCCATCGTGCCGCCTCCTGATGGTGCCGTGCCGCCTGCTGATGACCGCCCGTGCCGCCTCCTGATGGTGCCCGTGCCGCCTGCTGATACACCGTGAGTTGCACCGGCTGTGCCTCCCTCCATGGCTGCACCTCCTCCTGAACTGCTAGAGGAGACCTCTGTGACAGTGGTCTTAGTATCACCATGCCTCCCTCCATGGCTTGCTCCCCCCCCCGGACATCGCTTCGTGGAACCTCTGCCGGACACCGTGCCTCCTCCTGGTGGCGCAATGCTGCCTCCTGATGGCGCCGTGCCTCCTCCCTGATGGCGCAGTGCACTCCTCCTGTTTGCGCCGTGCCCACTCCTTCTGATGGCGCCGTGCCTCCTCCTGATGGCGCAGTGCCTCCTCCCTGTTTGCGCCGTGCCTCTCCTCCTGTTTGCGCCGTGCCTCCTCCTGATGGCTACCGTGCCTCCTCCTTGCACCATGCCTCCTCCCTGTTTGCGCCGTGCCGCGCCTCCTGATGACACCGTGGCTGATCCCCCCCCCGGACACCATTCGCGGGGCCTCCTGATGACATCATGGCTGCCCCGCCCCCAGAACTGCTGGAGGAAGAGCTAGTGGAGCATCAACATGGAACTTCCTCCAATCTCCACCCCTCCTACTACTCCCCTCCCGATGATTTCCCCTCCGACACAATGGTTCTGGTCACAACAGTCTTACCTGAGTACATAGATAGCACATGTTAATAAGGCGTTTAAAACATTTAGATATAAAGCAGTAGTCCGTCACAGTGGGGGCGTCATATTACCCAAAAACACGGAAATGCTTCCAATGATTTTTTCCGCCATTCATTTTTCACATCGTGTGAATTTTACAAACACTTCAAACGAAGTGGGTGTTTGGTGTGGTcttacagtgcattgggaaagtattcagtctccttcccttttttccacattttgattacattacagccttattctaaaattggttaaataaatattttcctcatcaatctacacacaataccccataatgacaaagtgaaaacaggtttgtagaaatgtttgcgaatttattacaaataaaaaaccttATTTATACtttattttacataagtattcagaccgctttgctatgagactcgaaattgagctcaagtgcatccctgtttccattgatcatccttgagatgtttctacaacttgattggaatccacctgcggtaaattcaattgattggacatgatttggaaaggcacactgttatataaggtcccacagttgacagtgcatgtccttAAAacaccatgaggtcgaaggaggtgtccgtagagctccggttATTCAGGACTGTGTTggggcacagatcttgggaagggtaccaaaacatttctgcagcattgaaggtcccaaagaacacagtggcctccatcattcttaaatggaagaagtttggaaccaccaagactcttcctagaactgtccCAAACTGAGCCAATcggggagagaagggccttggtcaggggaggtgaccaagaacccgatggtcactctgatagagctccagagttctctctctggagatgggagaaccttccaaaggactaccatctctgcagcactccaccaatcaggcctttatgataagTGGCCCGGCCGGAAGCCACTCACTCAGTAAAGAGCATATGACAGCCCACTTAggtttgccaaaaaggcacctaaaggactctcagaacatgacaaacaagatctcgtctgatgaaacctcgattgaactctttggcctgaatgccaagcatcacgtctgggaaacctggcaccatccctacggtgaagcatggtagtggcagcgtCATGTGTGGGGATATTTTTCCACGGCAGGGATGGGAGATATCAATCGGGGAAAGATGAGGCGGAGCAAAAGGAGATccttatgaaaacctgctccagagcgctcaggacctcagactggggaatgttcaccttccaacaggacacgacctaagcacacagccaaccaCAGgtgcttcgggataagtctctatgtccttgagtggcccagccagaacccagacttgaacccgatcgaacatctctggagagacctgaaaatagctgtgcagcaacagctccccatccaacctgacagagctagaggctctgcagagaagaatgggagaaactcctcaaatacagggtgtcacgcttgtagcgtcataccaaagaagactcgaggctgttttttatgttttatttttgtgcaaaaatgtctaaaaacctgtttttgctttgtcattaagggattgctgtgtgtagattgatggggggaaaaaacaatttaatagcaattttcgaataaggctgtggCGTCAACAAAatcaaggggctgaatacttttcgaatgcgcTGTACCTTGGGGTGGCGTTTTCATAGCCGTGTAATTTCTCTCAGACAGTGTGAGTTTTAGCAATATATTCGCCTCAATTTACTCTAAAACATTTGGCATGCTAATTGTTGATAAAAGTTACCTTTGCCGAGAGAGATTTGACGGTTATCAACGTCATGCCAGTGTAAGCCTACGAAACACAGACCCTTTATATAAAAGTAGTTCTAAAATCCCAGATGTAAAAATCAATGGTGaaaaaaactattggaaccattttcTGGgttttatgactcatactgtggtactcagtACTTGATAAGAGCTGTGATTCGATAACTTTGTATTTCACATTTCATGCCATGGGCTGAGGGAGTttcctaactaactaactatcaaGTTTTACCTGAAAACCTCCCGGCCCCTCCAGAGATCCACTCATGCCCCCCCCCCAGGTCAGCCCCTCCAGAGACCACCATGCCCCCCTCCCAGGTCAGCCCTCCTCCAGAGACCATGCCCCCTCCCAGGCCGGCTCCCCTCCAGCAAATGCTTATACTGTTGGATCTCCATCTCCTAGGCGACTCTTGATGTTCAGAAGGATCTGGGAGAGCGGCGTGAGAGGGGGGAGGttgagagtgagggggagagggagagaggagagggaaggggggaaAGGAAGCGAGGGAGAAAAGTGGAGAGGTATTTTGCGATTGAGCCGGCATTCGCAGAGCTTACCATGGATGCGATCTCTGTGAATGCTAGGGAAAGTAACGCATTAGTGGGCTGTCTGTATCGCTGCTCTGTAACCCGCCTTGGATTGAATCCCTAATCACTGTTTGTGGGTGATTCAGTATAGAGGATATGGTTACTGTCACCTGGTAGTCCTGTCTCTGCTCAGTGATTCAGTATAGAGGCATGGATTACTGTACCTGGTAGTCCTGTCTCTGCTCAGTGATTCAGTATAGAGGTATGAGTTGCTGTACCTGGTAGTCCCTGTCTCTGCTCAGTGATTCAGTACTTAGAGGTATGGTTACTTGTACCTGGTAGTCCCTGTCTCTGCTCAGTGGTGCTGGCCCTGATGGAGGTCAGTTCTCCCTCCCAGGCCCATCACCTTGCCGGCTATACCCAGACAGACGCTGCTGGAACTGGGACTGAACCTCCACCAGCCTGGCTTCCAGGTTTGCCATCTGGAGGATGGGGAGGGTGGGGGGACACACAAGAGATGAGACCACgaaggacacatacacacacagatacacaaaacacacacacacacacacacacacacatttagcatGATAGGGATTGGAAACAGAAGATGTGTATAAATggggacactgtgtgtgtgtgtgtggcattaatgtgtgtgtgtgtgtgtgtgtgtgtgtgtgtgtgtgtggagcgtgtttaagtgttcttgtggggaccagacattttgttggtccctacaaggtcaaatgctatttcttaggggtttagggttggggttagaattagtgttatggttagaattaggtttagggttaggagctagggttagggttagggttagaattaggtttttAGGGTtaagagctagggttagggttagggtaagagtacgggttaggggttaggggttgggggtttggggaaaataggattttgaatgggactgaattgtgtgtgtgtgtgtgtgtgtgtgtgtgtgtgtgtgtgtgtgtggacgtgtttaagtgttcttgtggggaccagacaTTTTTGTTGGTCCCTACAAGGTCAAATGCATTtcctagggggtttagggttaaggttagaattagtgttatggttagaattaggtttggggttaggagctagggttaggagcctagggttagggttaggggttagggttagaattaggtttggGGTTAAGCagctaggagttagggttagggtaagagtacgggtttggggttaggggtttggggaaaataggattttgaatgggactgaagtgtgttgtgtgtgtgtgtgtgtgtgtgtgtcgtgtgtgtgtgtgtgtgtgtgtgtgactcaccccCCATCGTAGACCCCGTATTCCATCTGTAGGGTCACCGGTAGCGGTTCCCGTAACTCTGTCATCTCTGAGCGTGGTCCTAGTGGTCGTCTCAGTCACCGCCGCTGACTCTGCCTGCTTCATCTccacctgtccacacacacacacacacacacacagagacacgtcacacacacacacagaggctacgtcatacacacacacacacaaacacacacacacagacacacacacacacacacacacacagagccacgtcacacacacacagagaccacgtcacacacacacacacacagacatgtcacacacacacatacagcacctCTGATACATGTTTTTAACGTTGGCCTGTGGTAGTGCCTGCGTTGGCGTGGTAACAGACCCTGTTTGGTGTACCAGGCCTCGGCCTGTCTGCGGGTTTTTCTCCACGGCCGACTCGCCCACTCCGACCTGACTTCAGCCAGCATCAGAGACAAGTCCTGGCTCTTAGCAGCCTGGACATCCACCTTCACCTGGCCGCTCATCCCCCCACGCATGGACAACAGCTCCTAGAGAGGTCACAGCTcagggggttaggggtcagggggttaggggtcagaggttggGTCAGAGGGTTGGGGTCAGAgggttaggtggagggttaggggtcagagggttAGGGGTCAAGGGTTAGGGGtccagagggtgagagagaaagaactaAGAGATACACAGAGgagagaaatagacagagagagaaacagagaaaaagagaaaaagaCAGGTGGGCCTTCACCTCTTCATGGCTCTTCGTCATGGGGAGCCGTTCCTTCCTCGTACCCCTGCAGGTCACTGCATCATGGCTGTGATGTTCATCTCAAACTCCCGCTGCAGGTTCCCTCCAGACCCCGATGTCCCCCCTCCACACACTGGCGCAAAGACTTCTCATTCTCCCATCTGGCAGAGATACAGTGAATAGAGGCGACACCATATTCAGTGTGACAGAATCATTTCTGTTCTACACCATACATTTCTATCAGAGCGTCTTGTAGCGTTCTCCTGAACAGGCCCAGAGAGGCGGGTGAGAATCCGTtagctctttggggttttaggctgggtgtcTGTAAATCACTTTGTGAcagctgctgatgtaaaaagggctttaagaAATGActgagattgattgattgattaattgattgattgataactgCAAGATAAGGCCCAATAGTACTATTTCATAGCCTACACGCTACACACAGTGAGCATTTCAACCATAGAAACAGAATCCAATCTAGTGATATGATTTCAACACCGGACCAGGAAAACTTCGATAACTGCCATGGTTTTTGTTATAagaaatatacactacatggcctaaaagtatgtggacacgtgcttggcgaacatctcattccaaaaccataGGCATtcatatagagttggtccccccttttgctGTAataacagcctcctctctcttctgggaaggctttccactagatgttggaacattgctgcggggacttgcttcgttcagccacaagagaacattagtgaggttgggcactgatgttgggcgattaggactGGCTCTCGgtcgcgttccaattcatcccaaaggtgttcgtgatggggttcaggtcagggctctgtgcaggcagtCAGGTTTCTTCCACACCCGTCTCGACaacccatttctgtatggacctcgctttgtgcatggggggcattgtcatgctgaaacagaaagggtcttcctcaaactgttgccacctagttggaagcacagaatcgtttagaatgtaTTTGTATGCTGTTGCGttgagatttcccttcactaaaactggtgaagtgtgattcatcactccagagaatgtgtttccactgcttcagagtccaatggggGCGAGTTTTTGCACCATTCCAGCCGACTTTGCCAATgcgaatggtgatcttaggcttgtgtgcggctgctcggccatg
It contains:
- the LOC123485436 gene encoding mucin-7-like, producing MTSIVEPPLDTVPPPDDTVAVPPSMAAPPPDTIAGPPDDIMAAPPPDTIAGPPDDIMAAPLGHHCRWLVLVPRGFSPTDTIAAPPDDTVAGPDEPWLVLIDTVAGPDDTVAGPDDTVAGPDDTVAGPDDTVAGPDDTVAGPDDTVAGPDDTVAGPNDTVAGPDDTVAGPE